Proteins encoded within one genomic window of Halocatena marina:
- a CDS encoding lycopene cyclase domain-containing protein, with translation MLPQISYLQFHIVFLLPATLVLAASAMAIRPEGNSVRSNDRGHIYWLVVVALMLVALLYTTPWDNYLIARGVWEYGEGRVLRTVGHAPIEEYLFILVQPLMTAFWLAQLPLREGWPNVSQQLRPVPRLIGCTTGVLVGCIGLYCLQGLDTFYLGAILVWAAPVLTLQWTVGPCQLLYHYRVVLFGTLVPTIYLWGADRVAIAVGIWTLADTYTTGITLAGLPIEEAIFFFVTNLFVVQGLILYRWVITRWA, from the coding sequence ATGTTGCCACAAATTTCTTACTTACAGTTTCATATTGTATTTCTCCTACCAGCTACTCTCGTGTTAGCAGCCTCAGCGATGGCAATTAGACCAGAAGGGAATTCAGTTAGGTCGAACGATCGTGGGCACATCTATTGGCTCGTCGTTGTGGCCCTCATGCTCGTAGCGCTGTTGTACACGACGCCGTGGGATAACTACCTTATCGCACGCGGAGTTTGGGAGTACGGAGAAGGACGAGTGCTGAGAACTGTTGGGCATGCCCCAATTGAGGAGTACTTGTTTATCCTCGTCCAACCGCTCATGACCGCATTTTGGCTCGCACAGCTGCCTCTTCGGGAAGGATGGCCGAATGTTTCTCAACAGTTACGACCGGTTCCACGACTTATTGGCTGCACGACCGGTGTGCTTGTTGGTTGTATTGGATTGTATTGTCTACAGGGCCTCGATACGTTCTATCTCGGAGCGATTCTCGTTTGGGCTGCACCTGTTCTGACCCTCCAGTGGACAGTTGGACCCTGTCAGCTGTTGTACCACTACCGAGTCGTCCTCTTCGGAACATTAGTTCCAACAATCTACCTGTGGGGTGCTGATCGCGTTGCGATTGCGGTCGGCATTTGGACACTAGCTGATACGTACACAACCGGGATAACGCTGGCCGGACTGCCGATCGAAGAGGCTATTTTCTTTTTTGTCACGAATCTCTTTGTCGTACAAGGCCTCATACTCTACCGATGGGTGATCACTCGGTGGGCGTGA